In Stenotrophomonas sp. ESTM1D_MKCIP4_1, a single genomic region encodes these proteins:
- a CDS encoding helix-turn-helix transcriptional regulator has translation MNVTFKPAPPIVTAGEPGPPTLLREVAMDWFERNDGPPVIGFRFDSPQGLAREVDWHHHARAQLIYVERGLLTTRTSHGTWSLAPGSAGWMPPLEPHTVSLDGPMRGWGMALAGPACADLPADPCVLGLSKLAQAVAERICEWPLDDALSEDRAHIISVMCDEIRTAPRQRMHLPMPRDRRLLKIASQLLAEPADERSLAEWAHWAGLSPRSLTRHFRDETTLSFAQWRQQARLAEALRQLSEGRSVADIAHALGFSSASAFVTVFRRHFGLPPGRYLARVGHGLEPGLDPARGLASPAASG, from the coding sequence ATGAATGTCACATTCAAGCCAGCCCCACCGATCGTAACGGCCGGTGAACCGGGGCCACCGACCCTGCTGCGTGAGGTCGCCATGGACTGGTTCGAGCGCAACGACGGCCCGCCGGTCATCGGATTCCGCTTCGACAGCCCGCAGGGCCTGGCCCGCGAGGTGGACTGGCACCACCACGCCCGCGCCCAGCTGATCTACGTCGAGCGCGGCCTGCTGACCACCCGCACATCGCACGGCACCTGGTCGCTGGCCCCGGGCTCGGCGGGCTGGATGCCGCCCCTGGAGCCGCACACCGTCAGCCTGGACGGGCCGATGCGCGGCTGGGGCATGGCGCTGGCCGGGCCGGCCTGTGCCGACCTGCCCGCCGACCCCTGCGTGCTGGGCCTGTCCAAGCTGGCCCAGGCCGTGGCCGAACGCATCTGCGAATGGCCGCTCGACGACGCCCTCAGCGAGGACCGCGCGCACATCATCAGCGTGATGTGCGATGAGATCCGCACCGCGCCACGCCAGCGCATGCACCTGCCGATGCCGCGCGACCGCCGCCTGCTGAAGATCGCCTCGCAGCTGCTGGCCGAGCCCGCCGACGAGCGCAGCCTGGCCGAATGGGCGCACTGGGCCGGGCTGTCGCCGCGCAGCCTTACCCGCCACTTCCGCGACGAGACCACCCTCAGCTTCGCCCAGTGGCGGCAGCAGGCCCGGCTGGCCGAGGCCCTGCGCCAGCTCAGCGAAGGCCGCAGCGTGGCCGACATCGCCCATGCGCTGGGCTTCAGCAGCGCCAGCGCCTTCGTCACCGTGTTCCGCCGCCACTTCGGCCTGCCGCCCGGGCGCTACCTGGCGCGGGTCGGCCATGGCCTGGAACCGGGGCTGGATCCGGCACGTGGCTTGGCATCCCCCGCCGCATCCGGATAA
- a CDS encoding MarR family transcriptional regulator — translation MICPSSNPPSFGLLLRQVRDGLVRQLDASMAEEDLGIGFTHYIGLKLLARMAPCTANELAQAIDQVPSAVTRLLDKLEALGCVRREPHSQDRRALQIVLTDEGRALWARLQKRGDAVMDFALRDLSADERTLLLSLLTRIRDSLTTP, via the coding sequence ATGATCTGTCCGTCCTCCAACCCCCCCAGCTTCGGCCTGCTGCTGCGCCAGGTGCGCGACGGCCTGGTCCGCCAGCTCGATGCGTCCATGGCCGAGGAAGACCTCGGCATCGGCTTCACCCATTACATCGGCCTGAAGCTGCTGGCCCGCATGGCGCCGTGCACCGCCAACGAACTGGCCCAGGCCATCGACCAGGTGCCCAGCGCGGTCACCCGCCTGCTCGACAAGCTGGAAGCGCTGGGCTGCGTGCGTCGCGAGCCGCACAGCCAGGACCGGCGGGCCCTGCAGATCGTGCTGACCGATGAAGGCCGTGCCCTGTGGGCGCGGCTGCAGAAGCGCGGCGACGCGGTGATGGATTTCGCCCTGCGCGACCTGTCCGCCGACGAGCGCACGCTGCTGCTGTCCCTCCTGACCCGAATCCGCGATTCCCTGACGACCCCATGA
- the emrC gene encoding multidrug efflux transporter outer membrane subunit EmrC has protein sequence MNPIPYPTLRRSGRALLVSALALALAACASSRGLNPQGHVLDVDSLHSERTLADSDLSATGFPAQDWWKALGDAQLDALISEGLAGHPSLDAADARLRQAQSQVGTARADRLPSLSVSGGYTGLRLPESMLGDETGGHYAGSSQVAFDFSYGIDLWGGKRAAWEAAVDGAHAATVDAQAARLNLSTGIAQAYTDLAYAWQLNDVAEEELARSQKSLELTRQRRSAGIDSDLQVRQAEARVPAAQQQLLAAQQRIDAARTALAALVGKGPDRGLSIERPQALNPLALQLPGVLPSELLGRRPDIVAARWRVEAAEKQIKVAKTKFYPSFNLTALAGVVAPNVGDLLKSSSTFAYIGPALSLPIFEGGKLRANLDNTDAQYDLAVANYNQAVLDALRDVADQVNAVRSLAQQAQAQQQAVDTARAAFDLAQQRYRAGIGSYLDVLSAQSILLQSQQQLAGLQSQQVQTSVRLSKALGGGFQPTDADAAPLASHSDSSHS, from the coding sequence ATGAACCCGATCCCGTATCCCACTCTCCGCCGGTCCGGGCGCGCGCTGCTGGTTTCAGCGCTGGCCCTGGCCCTGGCCGCCTGCGCCAGCAGCCGCGGCCTGAACCCGCAGGGCCACGTGCTCGACGTGGACAGCCTGCACAGCGAACGCACCCTGGCCGACAGCGACCTGAGCGCCACCGGCTTCCCGGCCCAGGACTGGTGGAAGGCGCTGGGCGATGCCCAGCTCGATGCCCTCATCAGCGAAGGCCTGGCCGGCCACCCGAGCCTGGACGCGGCCGATGCGCGCCTGCGCCAGGCCCAGTCGCAGGTGGGCACCGCACGCGCCGACCGCCTGCCCAGCCTGTCGGTGTCCGGCGGCTATACCGGCCTGCGCCTGCCCGAATCCATGCTCGGTGACGAGACGGGCGGGCACTACGCCGGCAGCAGCCAGGTCGCCTTCGATTTCAGCTACGGCATCGACCTGTGGGGCGGCAAGCGTGCCGCCTGGGAAGCGGCGGTGGATGGCGCCCATGCCGCCACCGTGGATGCGCAGGCCGCGCGCCTGAACCTGTCCACGGGTATTGCCCAGGCCTACACCGACCTGGCCTATGCCTGGCAGCTCAACGACGTGGCCGAGGAAGAACTGGCGCGTTCGCAGAAGTCGCTGGAACTGACCCGCCAGCGCCGCAGCGCCGGCATCGACAGTGACCTGCAGGTGCGCCAGGCCGAGGCCCGCGTGCCGGCCGCGCAGCAGCAGCTGCTGGCCGCACAGCAGCGTATCGACGCTGCCCGCACTGCATTGGCCGCGCTGGTCGGCAAGGGCCCGGACCGTGGCCTGTCGATCGAGCGCCCGCAGGCGCTGAACCCGCTGGCCCTGCAGCTGCCGGGCGTGCTGCCGAGTGAACTGCTTGGCCGTCGCCCGGACATCGTTGCCGCGCGCTGGCGTGTTGAAGCGGCCGAGAAGCAGATCAAGGTCGCCAAGACGAAGTTCTACCCCAGCTTCAACCTGACCGCGCTGGCCGGCGTGGTCGCTCCGAACGTCGGCGACCTGCTGAAGAGCAGTTCCACCTTCGCCTACATCGGTCCGGCCCTAAGCCTGCCGATCTTCGAGGGCGGCAAGCTGCGCGCCAATCTGGACAACACCGACGCGCAGTACGACCTGGCGGTGGCCAACTACAACCAGGCCGTGCTGGACGCGCTGCGCGACGTGGCCGACCAGGTCAACGCGGTGCGTTCGCTGGCGCAGCAGGCACAGGCCCAGCAGCAGGCAGTGGATACCGCCCGCGCGGCCTTCGATCTGGCCCAGCAGCGTTACCGCGCCGGCATCGGCAGTTACCTGGACGTGCTCAGTGCGCAGTCCATCCTGCTGCAGTCGCAACAGCAGCTGGCCGGCCTGCAGTCGCAGCAGGTGCAGACCTCGGTGCGCCTGAGCAAGGCCCTCGGCGGTGGCTTCCAGCCCACTGACGCCGACGCCGCACCGCTCGCCTCCCATTCCGATTCCTCGCATTCCTGA
- the emrA gene encoding multidrug efflux MFS transporter periplasmic adaptor subunit EmrA, whose amino-acid sequence MSQTQDTAAPAASNRRGNLLRGLFVIVVLLLAALALWYFMFGRWFEETDDAYVQGNQVQITPLVAGTVVAINVDDGMRVERGQLLVQLDPADTTVALQQAEANLAKTVRQTRGLYRSVEGAQADLNARQVTLKRVRDDFARRKDLAATGAISNEELAHARDELAAAEAAVAGSRETVERNRALVDDTVIATQPDVLAAAAQLRQAFLNNARAGIVAPVTGYVARRSVQVGQRVQPGNALMAVVPTEQMWVEANFKETQLRHMRLGQEVELKSDLYAGDVKFKGRIESLGLGTGSAFSLLPAQNASGNWIKIVQRVPVRIAIDAKQLAEHPLRIGLSMKAEVSLRDQKGEVLPTAAAKGTVFDTDVYAKQLHDADEVIHTIIEGNLPAKVG is encoded by the coding sequence ATGAGCCAGACCCAAGACACTGCGGCCCCGGCCGCCTCCAACCGCCGCGGCAACCTGCTGCGCGGCCTGTTCGTCATCGTCGTGCTGCTGCTTGCCGCACTCGCGCTGTGGTACTTCATGTTCGGCCGTTGGTTTGAAGAAACCGACGATGCCTACGTGCAGGGCAACCAGGTGCAGATCACCCCGCTGGTGGCCGGTACCGTGGTCGCCATCAATGTGGATGACGGCATGCGCGTCGAGCGCGGCCAGCTGCTGGTGCAGCTGGACCCGGCCGATACCACCGTCGCCCTGCAGCAGGCCGAAGCAAACCTGGCCAAGACCGTGCGCCAGACCCGCGGCCTGTACCGCAGCGTGGAGGGTGCGCAGGCTGACTTGAATGCCCGCCAGGTGACCCTGAAACGCGTGCGCGACGATTTCGCCCGCCGCAAGGATCTGGCTGCCACCGGCGCCATCTCCAACGAAGAACTGGCCCACGCCCGCGACGAACTGGCGGCTGCCGAAGCGGCGGTGGCCGGTTCGCGCGAGACCGTCGAACGCAACCGCGCCCTGGTCGATGACACCGTCATCGCCACCCAGCCGGACGTGCTGGCTGCCGCCGCGCAGCTGCGCCAGGCGTTCCTCAACAACGCCCGCGCCGGCATCGTCGCGCCGGTCACCGGGTATGTCGCCCGCCGTTCGGTGCAGGTGGGCCAGCGCGTGCAGCCGGGCAATGCCCTGATGGCCGTGGTGCCGACCGAACAGATGTGGGTGGAAGCCAACTTCAAGGAAACCCAGCTGCGCCACATGCGCCTGGGCCAGGAAGTCGAGCTGAAGTCGGACCTCTACGCCGGTGACGTGAAGTTCAAGGGCCGCATCGAAAGCCTGGGCCTTGGCACGGGTTCGGCGTTCTCGCTGCTGCCGGCGCAGAATGCCAGCGGCAACTGGATCAAGATCGTGCAGCGCGTGCCGGTGCGCATCGCCATCGATGCCAAGCAGCTGGCCGAACACCCGCTGCGCATCGGCCTGTCGATGAAGGCCGAAGTGAGCCTGCGCGACCAGAAGGGCGAAGTGCTGCCGACCGCCGCCGCCAAGGGCACGGTGTTCGACACCGACGTGTACGCCAAGCAGCTGCATGATGCCGACGAGGTGATCCACACGATCATCGAAGGCAACCTGCCGGCGAAGGTGGGCTGA
- the emrB gene encoding multidrug efflux MFS transporter permease subunit EmrB, with translation MSAQAPAAPGTPGAPAAPGAASGFLPPSVALCTVGLAMASFMQVLDTTIANVSLPTIAGNLGASSQQATWVITSFAVSTAIALPLTGWLSRRFGERKLFIWATLAFVITSLLCGLAQSMGMLVLSRALQGFVAGPMYPITQSLLVSIYPREKRGQALALLAMITVVAPICGPILGGWITDNYSWEWIFLINVPLGVFAALVVGNQLKGRPEQIEKPKMDYVGLITLVIGVGALQLVLDLGNDEDWFSSTKIVVLACVAVVALAVFLIWELTDKDPIVDLKLFRHRNFRAGTLAMVVAYAAFFSVSLLIPQWLQRDMGYTAIWAGLATAPIGILPVIMTPFVGKYASRFDMRMIASFAFVFLSFTSFMRSDFNLQVDYAHVAGVQLIMGIGVALFFMPVLQILLSDLDGREIAAGSGLATFLRTLGGSFAASLTTWLWARRTQVHHADLTEHISAYQPGMQDQVTAMGQGDLQHGAAVLNNMINHQASQMAFNDIFYLLGWTFLAIIAFLWLAKPPFGAGAGAASAGGH, from the coding sequence ATGTCCGCACAAGCTCCAGCTGCGCCCGGCACTCCGGGCGCACCGGCGGCGCCGGGTGCGGCCTCCGGGTTTCTGCCGCCCAGCGTGGCCCTGTGCACCGTCGGCCTGGCGATGGCCTCGTTCATGCAGGTGCTCGACACCACCATCGCCAACGTCTCGCTGCCGACCATCGCCGGTAATCTCGGCGCCAGTTCGCAGCAGGCGACCTGGGTCATCACCTCGTTCGCGGTCAGCACGGCCATCGCGCTGCCGCTGACCGGCTGGCTCAGCCGTCGCTTCGGCGAACGCAAGCTGTTCATCTGGGCCACCCTGGCCTTCGTCATCACCTCGCTGCTGTGCGGCCTGGCCCAGAGCATGGGCATGCTGGTGCTGTCGCGCGCGCTGCAGGGTTTCGTGGCCGGGCCGATGTACCCGATCACCCAGTCGCTGCTGGTATCGATCTACCCACGCGAGAAACGAGGGCAGGCGCTGGCGCTGCTGGCGATGATCACCGTGGTGGCGCCCATCTGCGGGCCCATCCTCGGTGGCTGGATCACCGACAACTACAGCTGGGAATGGATCTTCCTGATCAACGTGCCGCTCGGCGTGTTCGCCGCGCTGGTGGTGGGTAACCAGCTGAAGGGGCGCCCGGAGCAGATTGAAAAGCCGAAGATGGATTACGTCGGCCTGATCACCCTGGTGATCGGCGTGGGCGCATTGCAGCTGGTGCTCGACCTGGGCAACGACGAAGACTGGTTCTCCTCGACGAAGATCGTGGTGCTGGCCTGTGTCGCGGTGGTGGCCCTGGCGGTGTTCCTGATCTGGGAACTGACCGACAAGGACCCCATCGTCGACCTGAAGCTGTTCCGCCACCGCAACTTCCGCGCCGGTACGCTGGCGATGGTGGTGGCCTACGCGGCGTTCTTCAGCGTGTCGCTGCTGATTCCGCAGTGGCTGCAGCGTGACATGGGCTACACCGCCATCTGGGCGGGCCTGGCGACGGCGCCGATCGGCATCCTGCCGGTGATCATGACGCCGTTCGTGGGCAAGTATGCGTCGCGCTTCGACATGCGCATGATCGCCTCGTTCGCCTTCGTGTTCCTGTCATTCACCAGCTTCATGCGGTCGGACTTCAACCTTCAGGTGGACTACGCGCACGTGGCTGGCGTACAGCTGATCATGGGTATTGGCGTGGCGTTGTTCTTCATGCCGGTGCTGCAGATCCTGCTGTCGGATCTGGATGGCCGTGAAATCGCTGCCGGCTCGGGCCTGGCCACGTTCCTGCGTACGCTGGGCGGCAGCTTCGCCGCATCGCTGACCACCTGGCTGTGGGCACGACGGACCCAGGTGCACCATGCCGACCTGACCGAACACATCTCGGCCTACCAGCCGGGCATGCAGGACCAGGTGACCGCGATGGGGCAGGGTGACCTGCAGCATGGCGCGGCGGTGCTCAACAACATGATCAACCACCAGGCCTCGCAGATGGCGTTCAACGACATCTTTTACCTGCTGGGCTGGACGTTCCTGGCGATCATCGCGTTCCTGTGGCTGGCCAAGCCGCCGTTCGGTGCAGGTGCGGGTGCGGCGTCTGCCGGCGGGCATTGA
- a CDS encoding LysR family transcriptional regulator — MRMDIADLRLFLAVADAGSITAGAAQANLALGSASERLRAIEADAGTALLSRHPRGVSLTEAGAALAHHARLILQQQAQLRGELEAFAHGARGTLHLYANTAALTNYLPSRLAPWLAQRPRLHVELHERTSTDVVRALTAGQAEAGIISDAVPAEGLQRHVVSEDPLVMLLPASHRFAARRSLDFVDVLGETFVALADGNALQTYLDELAAEAGRRLDVRIRMKTFEGLCTMVGHGIGVGIVPRTIARQHRRSTHTVAVPLADAWAQRRLCACFTDWTRLSPAMRSLLQHLGVPPQKKA, encoded by the coding sequence ATGCGGATGGACATTGCCGACCTGCGCCTGTTCCTGGCCGTGGCTGACGCTGGCAGCATCACTGCAGGCGCCGCCCAGGCCAACCTCGCACTGGGCTCGGCCAGCGAGCGCCTGCGCGCGATCGAAGCGGATGCGGGAACCGCCCTGCTCAGCCGGCACCCGCGCGGGGTCAGCCTGACCGAAGCCGGTGCCGCGCTCGCCCATCACGCGCGCCTGATCCTGCAGCAGCAGGCGCAGCTGCGTGGCGAGCTGGAAGCCTTTGCCCACGGCGCGCGCGGCACGCTGCATCTGTATGCCAACACCGCCGCGCTGACCAACTACCTGCCTTCGCGGCTTGCCCCTTGGCTGGCGCAGCGCCCGCGCCTGCATGTGGAACTGCACGAGCGCACCAGCACCGACGTCGTTCGTGCACTCACTGCCGGCCAGGCGGAAGCAGGCATCATCAGCGATGCCGTTCCCGCCGAGGGCCTGCAGCGGCATGTGGTCTCCGAGGATCCACTGGTGATGCTGCTGCCCGCCAGCCATCGCTTCGCTGCACGACGCTCGCTGGACTTCGTCGATGTGCTGGGCGAAACCTTCGTCGCCCTGGCCGATGGCAACGCCTTGCAGACCTATCTGGATGAACTCGCAGCCGAAGCCGGCCGCAGGCTGGATGTGCGCATCCGCATGAAGACCTTTGAAGGCCTGTGCACGATGGTCGGGCATGGCATTGGTGTCGGCATCGTGCCGCGCACGATCGCGCGGCAGCATCGGCGCAGCACGCACACCGTTGCGGTACCGCTTGCCGATGCCTGGGCGCAGCGTCGGCTGTGTGCCTGCTTTACCGACTGGACACGGTTGTCACCGGCGATGCGCAGCCTGCTGCAGCACCTCGGCGTACCGCCGCAGAAAAAAGCGTGA
- a CDS encoding sulfite exporter TauE/SafE family protein: MNETMYFYGLLVVVFVLAGVVKGVTGMGLPTVAMGLLGGALSPVAAASMLFIPTFVTNAWQLLSGPSLGHTVRRLWPMMLAVVVVTLGSAALLVRVDRTWSRVALGVALVVYALYALLAPVFRVPQRRERWLGPLVGAVSGVVTGATGVFVMPAVPYLQSLGMQREELVQALGLAFTVSTISLTTGLVINGAFGVQQLGLSALAVLPALLGMWLGQVIRQRISARVFRACFLGFLLLLGLELVLRPLF, translated from the coding sequence ATGAACGAAACGATGTACTTCTATGGGTTGCTGGTGGTGGTGTTCGTGCTGGCCGGCGTGGTCAAGGGCGTGACAGGCATGGGCCTGCCGACGGTGGCGATGGGCCTGCTCGGTGGCGCGTTGTCGCCGGTGGCAGCGGCGTCGATGCTGTTCATTCCCACCTTCGTCACCAATGCCTGGCAGCTGCTGTCCGGTCCATCGCTGGGCCATACGGTGCGGCGGCTGTGGCCGATGATGCTGGCGGTGGTGGTGGTGACGCTGGGTTCGGCGGCGCTGCTGGTACGGGTGGATCGCACCTGGTCGCGGGTGGCGTTGGGTGTGGCGCTGGTGGTGTATGCGCTGTACGCGCTGCTGGCACCGGTGTTCCGCGTGCCGCAGCGGCGCGAGCGCTGGCTTGGGCCGCTGGTCGGTGCGGTATCCGGCGTGGTGACCGGGGCCACCGGTGTGTTCGTGATGCCGGCGGTGCCGTACCTGCAATCGCTGGGCATGCAGCGCGAGGAGCTGGTGCAGGCGTTGGGCCTGGCGTTCACCGTGTCGACGATCTCGCTCACCACCGGATTGGTGATCAACGGTGCCTTCGGTGTGCAGCAGCTGGGGTTGAGTGCGTTGGCGGTACTGCCGGCACTGCTGGGCATGTGGCTGGGGCAGGTGATCCGGCAGCGCATCAGCGCACGGGTGTTCCGTGCGTGTTTCCTGGGCTTCCTGCTGCTGCTCGGATTGGAGCTGGTGCTGCGGCCGCTGTTCTGA
- the rnr gene encoding ribonuclease R, whose amino-acid sequence MTTKKPSKGGSKSRSQGPKKGAKAGEARSTKPGKPLPGWFPELNEGGAPPRGRKGRSADAAAPGPAPGRKLPPAGKVIDDPYAAREAEKYEQPIASREAILALLERCEGPQTAEELGARLGLTAADRAEALSRRLGAMVRDGQLVQNRRGGFAPIQTLNLVTGVVIANPEGFGFLRPVEGGDDLFLPPYEMRKVMHGDKVLARVTGIDNRGRREGSIARVLERGMTRLIGRFSIEMGINYVVPDDKRIQRNVQVPPDQTGGARDGQLVVCELTQAPDSRRPPIGRIIAVIGDKLTASLVVETAIHGHELPFEFPQEVLDEAASVPMVVEPAMIGDRVDLRSTPLVTIDGEDAKDFDDAVYCEPNADGFRLVVAIADVSNYVRPGTPLDEEAQKRATSVYFPGFVVPMLPETLSNGICSLMPKVDRMCFVCDMQIDREGVVSHSRFYEAVMNSHARLTYTQVWKAVGEDDADTKAWMGELLPQVQRLHQLYKVLSKARAKRGAIEFESSEVRFVLDNRGEVTQAGMLVRNDAHKLIEECMIAANVEAAKYLLSRHVPAPYRIHEKPPETKYADLLEFLKEFKLSLPPWSKVRPGDYTKLLKKIRDRPDATLLESVLLRSQSLAIYSPDNHGHFGLALEAYAHFTSPIRRYPDLLVHRAIKHALSGKPLDKFTYNAREMAALALQCSERERRADEAEREVDERYRAAWMEKHVGGQFDGVISGVTSFGLFVELDDSKVQGLVHVTQLPQDYYKFDATRKTLTGERRGASYRLGDRVRILVLKASMEERKIDFRLVEHKGEDEGDGGVPPLPERGKPAKRAKKPY is encoded by the coding sequence ATGACTACCAAAAAACCAAGCAAGGGCGGGAGCAAGTCCCGCAGCCAGGGCCCGAAGAAGGGCGCCAAGGCGGGCGAAGCCCGCAGCACCAAGCCGGGCAAGCCGTTGCCGGGCTGGTTCCCCGAATTGAATGAAGGCGGTGCACCGCCGCGTGGCCGCAAGGGCCGCAGCGCCGATGCTGCCGCACCCGGTCCGGCGCCGGGGCGCAAGCTGCCTCCCGCCGGCAAGGTGATCGATGATCCCTATGCCGCCCGCGAAGCCGAGAAGTACGAACAGCCCATCGCCAGCCGTGAGGCCATCCTGGCCCTGCTGGAACGTTGCGAAGGGCCGCAGACCGCCGAAGAGCTGGGCGCGCGCCTGGGCCTGACCGCTGCCGACCGTGCCGAGGCGCTGTCGCGCCGGCTGGGCGCGATGGTGCGTGATGGGCAGCTGGTGCAGAACCGCCGGGGAGGCTTCGCGCCGATCCAGACACTGAACCTGGTTACCGGTGTGGTGATCGCCAACCCGGAAGGGTTTGGCTTCCTGCGCCCGGTCGAGGGTGGCGACGATCTGTTCCTGCCGCCTTATGAAATGCGCAAGGTGATGCACGGTGACAAGGTGCTGGCCCGCGTGACCGGCATCGACAACCGTGGCCGCCGCGAAGGCAGCATCGCGCGCGTGCTTGAGCGCGGCATGACCCGCCTGATCGGTCGCTTCAGCATCGAGATGGGCATCAATTACGTGGTGCCCGACGACAAGCGCATCCAGCGCAACGTGCAGGTGCCGCCGGACCAGACCGGTGGCGCGCGTGATGGCCAGCTGGTGGTCTGCGAACTGACCCAGGCGCCCGACAGCCGCCGCCCGCCGATCGGCCGCATCATTGCCGTGATCGGCGACAAGCTCACGGCCTCGCTGGTGGTGGAGACCGCCATCCACGGCCACGAACTGCCGTTCGAGTTCCCGCAGGAGGTGCTGGACGAAGCCGCGTCGGTGCCGATGGTGGTCGAACCGGCGATGATCGGCGACCGCGTGGACCTGCGCAGCACGCCGCTGGTCACCATCGACGGCGAGGATGCCAAGGACTTCGACGATGCCGTGTACTGCGAGCCGAATGCTGATGGCTTCCGGCTGGTGGTGGCTATTGCCGATGTCTCCAACTACGTGCGCCCCGGCACGCCGCTGGACGAGGAAGCGCAGAAGCGCGCCACGTCGGTGTACTTCCCGGGCTTCGTGGTGCCGATGCTGCCAGAGACCCTGTCCAACGGCATCTGCTCGCTGATGCCGAAGGTCGACCGCATGTGCTTCGTGTGCGACATGCAGATCGACCGGGAGGGTGTGGTCAGTCATTCGCGCTTCTACGAAGCAGTGATGAACTCGCACGCGCGCCTGACCTACACGCAGGTGTGGAAGGCGGTGGGCGAGGACGATGCCGATACCAAGGCCTGGATGGGCGAACTGCTGCCGCAGGTGCAGCGCCTGCACCAGCTGTACAAGGTGCTGTCCAAGGCGCGCGCCAAGCGTGGTGCCATCGAGTTCGAGAGCAGCGAAGTGCGCTTCGTGCTGGACAACCGGGGTGAAGTGACCCAGGCCGGCATGCTGGTGCGCAACGACGCCCACAAGCTGATCGAGGAGTGCATGATCGCGGCCAACGTGGAGGCGGCGAAGTACCTGCTGTCGCGCCACGTGCCGGCGCCGTACCGCATCCATGAGAAGCCGCCGGAAACCAAGTACGCGGATCTGCTGGAGTTCCTCAAGGAATTCAAGCTCAGCCTGCCGCCGTGGTCGAAGGTGCGCCCGGGCGACTACACCAAACTGCTGAAGAAGATCCGCGACCGCCCCGACGCCACGTTGCTGGAATCGGTGCTGCTGCGCAGCCAGAGCCTGGCCATCTACAGCCCCGACAACCACGGTCACTTCGGCTTGGCGTTGGAGGCGTATGCGCACTTCACCTCGCCCATCCGCCGCTATCCCGATCTGCTGGTGCACCGGGCAATCAAGCACGCGCTGTCTGGCAAACCGCTGGACAAGTTCACCTACAACGCCCGCGAGATGGCGGCGCTGGCGCTGCAGTGTTCCGAGCGCGAGCGTCGTGCCGATGAGGCCGAGCGCGAGGTGGACGAGCGCTACCGCGCGGCGTGGATGGAAAAGCATGTTGGCGGCCAGTTCGACGGCGTCATCAGCGGCGTCACCAGCTTCGGCCTGTTCGTGGAGCTGGATGATTCCAAGGTGCAGGGCCTGGTCCACGTGACCCAGCTGCCGCAGGACTATTACAAGTTCGACGCGACCCGCAAGACGCTGACCGGCGAACGCCGCGGCGCCAGTTACCGGTTGGGCGACCGCGTCCGCATCCTGGTGCTGAAAGCCAGCATGGAGGAGCGCAAGATCGACTTCCGCCTGGTCGAGCACAAGGGCGAGGACGAGGGTGATGGTGGCGTGCCGCCGCTGCCCGAACGCGGCAAGCCGGCCAAGCGGGCCAAGAAGCCATATTGA